One Candidatus Nanosynbacter featherlites genomic region harbors:
- the tpiA gene encoding triose-phosphate isomerase: protein MGKKLIVGNWKMHLAMQEASLYLHKLMKMISSHRDVETVVAPTILTLQSLSLQVNRRLIKLAAQNCYWRDYGNYTGEVPAAHLRGLVDYVIVGHSERRYVFQERDRDIRLKVQAALRNHLQPILCIGETLQEKTLGETADALHDQLLSGLANVTADEFDRIVIAYEPVWAIGTGESANPADVRRAIRTIRRQIQQLFGKKAATEVRILYGGSITVEKASDYLRIDGIDGLLIGGASLDAYQFIDIIEKAHNSNREGK, encoded by the coding sequence ATGGGCAAGAAGTTAATCGTTGGCAACTGGAAAATGCACCTAGCTATGCAAGAAGCAAGTCTTTATCTGCATAAGTTGATGAAGATGATTTCGTCGCATCGTGATGTAGAAACGGTAGTCGCGCCAACGATTTTGACGCTTCAGAGCCTGAGTCTACAAGTAAATCGCCGACTCATCAAACTGGCGGCTCAGAATTGTTACTGGCGTGACTATGGTAATTATACTGGCGAAGTGCCAGCGGCTCATCTGCGCGGGCTGGTTGATTATGTCATTGTTGGACATTCGGAGCGGCGCTATGTTTTCCAGGAGCGTGACCGCGACATCAGATTGAAAGTTCAAGCCGCGCTGCGTAATCATTTGCAACCAATCCTGTGTATTGGCGAAACGCTACAAGAAAAAACCCTTGGTGAGACAGCTGATGCGCTGCACGATCAGCTGCTGAGCGGTTTGGCGAATGTGACAGCTGATGAGTTTGACCGCATCGTGATCGCCTATGAGCCAGTTTGGGCAATTGGTACCGGAGAAAGTGCTAATCCAGCTGACGTGCGACGAGCCATTAGAACGATTCGTCGTCAAATTCAGCAGCTATTTGGCAAAAAAGCTGCAACTGAGGTGAGAATCTTGTACGGCGGTAGCATAACGGTTGAAAAGGCAAGTGATTATTTGCGTATTGATGGAATCGATGGTTTGTTGATCGGTGGTGCTAGTTTGGACGCCTATCAATTTATCGATATTATAGAAAAAGCACATAACAGCAATCGGGAGGGGAAATGA
- a CDS encoding G5 domain-containing protein — protein sequence MKRYWFLLRTPKVAVTITGLMAATALTIVLVASSVQRKLAQATEREAIHEYTVITEEPVQFEVQSAKSYAHAVGFKQVQQAGAVGSKQVTHSVKVKGDGTEVAKNKVAEQITNQPVAQIEIVGARLPNALTKAKSAQQFTDSRGISHRETYYDLPMNVVINACGGGGYTVRADGAKVDKDGYILVAANYGNYPRCSVVETSMGPGKVYDTGGFAARHPHGFDLATDWTNGDGR from the coding sequence ATGAAGCGGTATTGGTTTTTACTGAGAACTCCAAAAGTAGCAGTGACGATAACAGGGCTAATGGCCGCAACAGCGTTGACTATTGTTCTGGTGGCATCGTCAGTCCAGAGAAAACTCGCCCAAGCTACTGAAAGAGAAGCAATTCATGAATATACCGTCATCACGGAAGAGCCAGTTCAGTTTGAGGTACAGTCAGCAAAAAGTTACGCACACGCCGTTGGTTTTAAGCAGGTACAGCAGGCGGGTGCTGTCGGTTCTAAGCAAGTAACGCATAGCGTGAAGGTAAAAGGTGACGGCACGGAAGTTGCGAAAAATAAAGTTGCTGAACAAATTACCAACCAGCCTGTGGCACAGATAGAGATTGTTGGTGCCAGGCTGCCGAATGCCTTGACCAAAGCCAAAAGCGCCCAGCAGTTTACCGACTCACGCGGCATATCACACCGCGAAACCTACTATGACCTGCCGATGAATGTTGTCATCAATGCGTGCGGTGGCGGTGGCTACACGGTGCGAGCCGACGGTGCCAAAGTCGATAAAGATGGCTATATTTTAGTAGCGGCAAATTATGGTAATTATCCACGCTGTTCGGTGGTGGAAACCAGCATGGGTCCTGGCAAGGTGTATGACACTGGCGGTTTTGCGGCTCGGCATCCGCATGGGTTTGACCTAGCGACTGATTGGACGAACGGAGATGGGCGTTAG
- a CDS encoding phosphoglycerate kinase codes for MGKRFFKQTIHDVDLRHKTVLVRVDYNVPLLENGEISDDLRIRASLPTLKYLLSQHCKIVLISHLGRPQGRDEKYSLAPVAVRLSELLQYPVKFVDDCVGDKVRQTVRRSSGAIILLENLRFYPEEEADDTQFARSIARASQADYFVQDGFAVVHRKHASTHEITMYIPGVAGDLVRAEYDAITRAMLSPKRPLVAIVGGAKVSDKIGMIYEFINKADQILIGGAMANTFLEYKGLSLGKSRVEPGQHDVIHQIYQAVEQKVGREHVDEFLLLPTDVAVAEHPDSQERREVSVTHVGATDMALDIGMQTIERYTAVLAHAGTIIWNGPVGLAEKSTFAIGSARLSLAIAQNKQALSVVGGGDTADFVLKWDGHDGAAFSHVSTGGGASLALMAGKKLPGIESLLDAYGLGMVH; via the coding sequence GTGGGTAAACGATTTTTCAAACAGACTATTCATGACGTTGACTTGCGCCATAAAACAGTGTTGGTGCGCGTTGACTACAATGTGCCATTGCTTGAAAATGGCGAGATTTCTGATGATTTACGAATTCGTGCCAGTTTGCCCACCTTGAAATATCTGTTGTCGCAGCATTGTAAAATTGTGCTGATCAGTCACTTGGGTCGTCCACAAGGTCGAGACGAAAAATATAGTTTAGCACCAGTCGCTGTGCGCTTGTCAGAGTTGCTGCAGTATCCAGTGAAATTTGTTGATGATTGTGTGGGTGATAAAGTTCGTCAAACAGTGCGGCGATCTTCTGGCGCAATCATCTTGTTGGAAAATTTGCGATTTTATCCTGAAGAAGAAGCTGACGACACGCAGTTTGCGCGCTCAATTGCTCGGGCCAGCCAAGCTGATTATTTTGTGCAAGACGGCTTTGCAGTGGTGCACCGAAAACACGCCAGTACACATGAAATTACCATGTACATTCCTGGGGTGGCGGGTGATTTGGTTCGTGCTGAATATGACGCCATTACTCGCGCCATGCTTAGTCCCAAGCGGCCGCTAGTCGCCATCGTCGGCGGTGCCAAAGTTTCTGACAAAATTGGTATGATTTATGAGTTTATCAACAAGGCTGATCAGATCTTGATCGGCGGTGCCATGGCAAATACCTTTTTGGAATATAAAGGATTGAGTCTGGGTAAGAGCCGCGTTGAGCCAGGTCAGCACGATGTCATCCATCAGATTTATCAAGCGGTGGAGCAAAAAGTTGGTCGTGAACATGTGGATGAATTTCTGTTGCTGCCAACTGATGTTGCGGTGGCTGAACATCCTGATAGTCAAGAGCGGCGTGAAGTTAGCGTGACGCATGTTGGCGCCACTGACATGGCGCTCGACATAGGTATGCAAACCATTGAACGCTATACTGCAGTGCTAGCACACGCGGGAACGATCATCTGGAATGGTCCAGTTGGTTTGGCTGAGAAATCGACTTTTGCCATTGGCTCTGCTCGTCTCAGCTTAGCGATTGCCCAAAACAAGCAAGCGCTTTCAGTAGTCGGCGGTGGTGATACGGCTGATTTTGTACTGAAATGGGATGGTCATGACGGCGCAGCGTTTAGTCATGTTTCCACAGGTGGTGGGGCTAGTTTGGCGTTGATGGCTGGAAAAAAACTGCCAGGAATCGAGAGTTTACTAGACGCATATGGGCTTGGAATGGTACACTAA
- a CDS encoding ATP-dependent helicase, translated as MDILTELNPEQLRAVEHESGPLLILAGAGSGKTKTLTHRIAYLVSQKNVWPSRILAVTFTNKAAKEMRQRLAVLLHENPDDRRFMPWMGTFHSICVRILRMDGMALGLDKRFVIYDTDDQLSLIKQIMKTHNMTDRDIKPRSVLSAISHAKNDMIDPEAYAASASSPVQQRIAALFQAYEKALRQAAALDFDDLLLKVVGLFKTHPDIRQKWQQQFQHILIDEYQDTNTVQYTLIKLLVGPERNLSVVGDDAQSIYSFRGADYTNILNFERDFPGAVVIKLEQNYRSTGSILHLANNLIQHNVNRTDKNLWTNSGDGAEPQLWQLYSEAEEAQVIANEIRRQLSIGRSPDDIAVLYRTNAQSYAIERALRQNYLPYKIVGGLRFLDRAVVKDVLAYLRLLYQPSDRMSFSRIVNVPKRGIGAVSVAKFLAWNDEQGATVIDGLLAVNEAHGLTPRARHSLHELGMLLSDLQKSIDEAPADVIEKIIDQTGYGTFINDGSVQSEEKMENLGVLVAEAKAYVDVPTFLEEMALMSASDDQAQEQITLMTLHAAKGLEFPVVFLTGLEEGILPHSRVFDGGKAEDVEEERRLCYVGITRARQELFITCASSRTQFGQIAYNLPSRFLDEMGILSGGLDKPASSSFVPEPEFYSDEIGLDVGDRVRSPQFGVGEIMEVDGLAVVVAFENGKTKKLNVEFARLEKC; from the coding sequence ATGGATATATTGACGGAACTGAATCCAGAGCAACTCCGGGCAGTTGAGCATGAATCTGGGCCATTGTTGATTTTGGCTGGTGCTGGTAGTGGCAAAACGAAGACATTGACGCACCGCATAGCGTACCTGGTGTCGCAGAAGAATGTTTGGCCAAGCCGTATTTTGGCAGTGACGTTTACGAACAAGGCTGCCAAAGAGATGAGGCAGCGACTAGCCGTGTTGTTGCACGAAAATCCAGACGACCGGCGATTTATGCCGTGGATGGGAACATTTCATAGTATCTGTGTGCGTATATTGCGCATGGATGGGATGGCTTTGGGGCTGGATAAGCGATTTGTGATTTATGACACAGATGACCAATTGAGCTTGATCAAGCAAATTATGAAAACGCACAATATGACCGACCGTGACATCAAGCCGCGTTCGGTATTGTCCGCCATCTCTCACGCTAAAAATGACATGATAGATCCGGAGGCGTATGCGGCATCAGCGTCAAGCCCTGTGCAGCAGCGCATTGCCGCGCTATTTCAGGCGTATGAGAAGGCGCTTCGCCAGGCAGCAGCGCTTGATTTTGATGATTTGCTACTGAAGGTTGTTGGATTGTTCAAGACGCATCCTGACATTCGCCAAAAATGGCAGCAGCAATTTCAGCACATCCTGATCGACGAGTATCAAGACACCAACACGGTGCAGTACACGTTGATTAAATTATTGGTCGGACCAGAGCGCAATCTGTCAGTGGTTGGTGATGACGCGCAATCGATCTATAGTTTTCGTGGCGCTGACTATACCAATATCCTCAATTTTGAACGGGATTTTCCTGGGGCGGTAGTCATCAAACTGGAACAAAATTATCGTTCGACTGGCTCAATTTTACATCTGGCAAATAACCTCATCCAGCATAACGTCAATCGGACTGACAAAAATCTATGGACCAACAGTGGCGATGGTGCGGAGCCGCAGCTGTGGCAGCTGTACTCTGAAGCCGAAGAAGCTCAGGTGATTGCCAATGAGATTCGTCGTCAATTGAGTATCGGACGCTCACCAGATGACATCGCTGTGTTGTATCGGACCAATGCCCAAAGTTACGCAATTGAGCGGGCGCTGCGCCAAAACTATTTGCCGTACAAAATTGTGGGCGGATTGCGATTTTTGGATCGAGCGGTCGTCAAAGATGTTTTGGCGTATTTGCGGCTACTCTATCAGCCAAGTGATAGGATGAGTTTTTCACGCATCGTTAATGTGCCAAAACGAGGTATTGGCGCGGTGAGTGTGGCTAAATTTTTGGCGTGGAATGATGAGCAAGGGGCGACTGTCATTGACGGGCTATTGGCGGTCAATGAGGCACATGGGCTAACGCCACGTGCTAGGCATTCGCTGCACGAGTTGGGGATGCTGCTCAGTGATTTGCAAAAGTCGATTGACGAGGCGCCAGCTGACGTGATTGAAAAAATTATTGACCAGACGGGCTACGGCACCTTCATCAATGATGGCAGCGTGCAATCAGAAGAAAAAATGGAAAACCTGGGCGTCCTGGTGGCTGAGGCTAAAGCCTATGTTGACGTACCGACGTTTTTGGAAGAGATGGCGCTGATGTCTGCTAGCGATGATCAAGCACAAGAGCAAATCACCCTGATGACGTTGCACGCCGCGAAAGGTTTGGAGTTTCCGGTGGTATTTCTGACTGGCCTGGAAGAGGGGATATTACCGCACTCCCGCGTGTTCGACGGCGGTAAAGCTGAGGACGTCGAAGAAGAGCGGCGACTTTGTTATGTCGGCATCACTCGTGCTCGCCAGGAATTATTTATCACTTGCGCCAGTTCCAGGACGCAATTTGGACAAATAGCCTACAACCTGCCGTCACGCTTTTTGGATGAGATGGGAATTTTGAGCGGTGGATTGGACAAGCCTGCTTCGTCGAGCTTTGTTCCCGAACCTGAATTTTACAGTGATGAAATCGGTCTGGATGTTGGCGACAGGGTGCGCAGTCCACAATTTGGTGTTGGTGAGATCATGGAAGTTGATGGTTTGGCGGTAGTAGTGGCCTTTGAAAATGGCAAAACCAAGAAGTTGAATGTTGAGTTTGCTCGATTAGAAAAGTGCTAG
- a CDS encoding ubiquitin-like domain-containing protein, with the protein MKFGLKIHHNTARMMIVVAIAVFGIASVKLVDNALARDQVQESHTAAPNGEKVVTIHDRGQERSIVTTVGTVKEALKAADISVDEKHDVVEPSLDTQLVSTKYNVNIYRARPVTVADGTHRVRVVTAQQTTPLIAQAAGVTIYPEDKTTIEPPSDFLLDGADVILKIYRATPLQLTLYGKTTEVRTMARTVGDLLREKNVTLGKDDGLSVPESTPITAGMHLSVWRNGKQTVTVEEEIAAPVEQVKDANRETGFKQVKEAGAPGKKNVTYEIEMRNGQEISRRIIASVTTVEPKKRVEIVGAKSANTFSGSFSEALARLRSCEGSYTSNTGNGYYGAYQFDKRTWGGFGGYSVASEAPPSVQDEKAWQTYKARGWQPWPSCKVRMGLQDIYR; encoded by the coding sequence ATGAAATTTGGACTGAAAATTCACCACAATACAGCTCGAATGATGATAGTCGTAGCGATTGCTGTCTTTGGAATTGCGAGCGTGAAGCTTGTTGACAATGCTTTGGCTCGGGATCAGGTCCAAGAGTCACATACGGCTGCTCCAAATGGCGAAAAGGTAGTAACGATTCATGACCGGGGTCAAGAACGATCCATTGTCACTACTGTCGGGACCGTTAAAGAAGCCTTGAAAGCGGCCGATATTTCGGTTGATGAAAAGCATGATGTCGTTGAACCGAGCCTTGACACTCAGTTGGTGTCCACGAAATATAACGTTAATATCTATCGTGCGCGGCCAGTAACAGTAGCGGACGGCACACATCGAGTTCGTGTGGTGACCGCTCAGCAGACCACGCCATTGATAGCGCAAGCCGCAGGTGTGACCATTTACCCTGAAGATAAGACAACCATTGAACCACCAAGTGACTTTTTGCTAGACGGCGCTGATGTTATTTTGAAAATTTACCGAGCTACGCCACTACAATTGACGCTTTATGGTAAAACTACAGAGGTGAGAACGATGGCTCGCACGGTTGGGGACCTATTACGCGAGAAAAATGTGACTTTGGGTAAAGATGATGGCTTGTCCGTTCCTGAGTCAACACCCATCACTGCTGGCATGCATTTGAGTGTTTGGCGTAATGGTAAGCAGACGGTTACTGTTGAAGAAGAGATTGCCGCCCCTGTTGAACAGGTCAAAGATGCCAACCGAGAAACTGGCTTCAAGCAGGTCAAGGAAGCTGGTGCACCAGGTAAAAAGAACGTTACCTATGAGATTGAGATGAGAAATGGGCAGGAAATTTCACGCCGTATCATCGCCAGTGTTACGACCGTTGAGCCAAAGAAGCGAGTTGAGATAGTGGGCGCCAAGAGTGCCAACACCTTTTCTGGTAGTTTTTCTGAGGCTTTGGCACGGTTGAGAAGCTGTGAAGGAAGTTATACATCAAACACCGGAAACGGCTATTATGGCGCCTATCAATTTGACAAGCGCACATGGGGAGGCTTTGGTGGCTATTCGGTAGCCTCTGAGGCGCCGCCATCAGTGCAAGACGAAAAAGCATGGCAGACATACAAAGCTCGTGGTTGGCAGCCATGGCCAAGCTGTAAGGTAAGAATGGGTCTACAAGACATCTACCGGTAA
- a CDS encoding TatD family hydrolase — protein MNLAAEHHTATDLRLIDSHCHVHDTEFFTDSREGLYQQSIAAGIGMICIGTDERSSRQAVEFAANHDCVWAAVGVHPHDSKDGWGEIERLLKNRTENSPIVAIGEIGLDYYYNHSPREVQIQALEAQLQLAVDYDLPVSFHIRDGAPDQPSVWDDFWPIFDNFRGLRGVLHSFTDTRANLEKGFARGLYVGLNGISTFTKDQTQRELFASIPLERLLLETDAPFLTPKPFRGKMNKPEYVELVAKYWAAERKLALHDFEKVATDNTVTLFGL, from the coding sequence ATGAATTTAGCAGCGGAGCATCACACGGCGACAGATTTGCGTTTGATCGATTCGCATTGCCATGTGCACGACACTGAGTTCTTCACGGATAGTCGTGAGGGATTATACCAGCAGTCAATCGCAGCGGGCATCGGCATGATCTGTATTGGCACCGATGAACGCAGTAGTCGACAGGCAGTAGAGTTTGCCGCAAACCACGACTGTGTGTGGGCGGCGGTTGGCGTTCATCCGCACGACAGCAAGGACGGTTGGGGCGAGATAGAGCGGCTGCTAAAAAATAGGACGGAGAATTCGCCGATTGTGGCGATTGGTGAGATTGGCCTTGATTATTATTACAATCACAGCCCGCGCGAGGTGCAAATTCAGGCACTGGAGGCGCAGCTGCAGCTGGCGGTGGATTATGATCTGCCGGTTAGTTTTCATATTCGCGATGGCGCGCCCGACCAGCCGTCGGTGTGGGATGATTTTTGGCCGATTTTTGATAATTTTCGTGGTCTGCGCGGTGTACTACATAGTTTTACCGATACCCGCGCCAATTTAGAGAAGGGATTTGCTCGCGGATTATACGTTGGTTTGAACGGCATTAGCACGTTTACTAAAGACCAAACACAGCGAGAATTATTCGCCTCCATCCCACTGGAGCGATTGTTATTAGAAACTGATGCACCGTTCTTGACACCAAAGCCATTTCGTGGTAAGATGAATAAGCCAGAATATGTGGAGTTGGTGGCGAAGTATTGGGCGGCGGAGCGCAAGCTAGCGCTTCACGACTTTGAAAAAGTAGCGACCGATAACACGGTAACACTTTTTGGCTTGTAA
- a CDS encoding polyphenol oxidase family protein, which yields MIVADQPTCFPSDLLVAVSSKDDGTMLNRIRGRHVTEVLENRRRFCDQIDITYGDVVYHVISYDQAQTFDTIAEVTEADTTRHNNEGIFADALYTEAVGIGLFLPVADCIATVIYDPKRRALMLAHLGRHSTVAQLMSRAVRYFVERGSQAKELQIWMSPSITQKNYRMDYFNHADDINWRNFYHQTADGIYLDMQGFNRSLAIQVGVPADNIVMSSIDTADDPNYFSHSSGDTAGRIVVVAMMRG from the coding sequence ATGATTGTGGCAGATCAGCCGACGTGTTTTCCGTCTGATCTATTGGTTGCGGTCTCGTCGAAAGATGACGGTACCATGCTCAATCGTATTCGCGGTCGCCACGTAACTGAGGTACTGGAGAATCGGCGGCGGTTTTGCGATCAGATTGATATTACCTATGGCGACGTTGTCTATCACGTGATTTCATATGACCAAGCACAGACGTTTGATACCATCGCCGAAGTTACTGAAGCTGACACGACCCGACATAACAACGAGGGGATTTTTGCTGACGCGCTCTATACCGAAGCGGTTGGCATCGGTTTATTTTTACCAGTGGCGGACTGTATCGCCACTGTTATATACGATCCAAAGCGTCGGGCGCTGATGTTGGCGCACCTGGGTCGACATTCAACGGTTGCGCAGTTAATGTCTCGGGCAGTTCGGTATTTTGTCGAGCGCGGCAGCCAGGCAAAAGAGTTACAAATTTGGATGTCGCCAAGCATCACGCAGAAAAATTATCGTATGGATTATTTTAATCATGCAGATGACATCAATTGGCGCAATTTCTACCATCAAACAGCTGACGGAATATATCTAGACATGCAAGGGTTCAATCGTTCGCTGGCCATCCAGGTGGGCGTTCCGGCTGACAATATTGTCATGTCGTCAATCGACACGGCAGATGATCCAAATTATTTTTCACACTCATCGGGCGATACGGCGGGACGAATTGTGGTGGTAGCAATGATGCGTGGGTGA
- the metG gene encoding methionine--tRNA ligase gives MTKQHAYITTAIPYVNGLPHIGHAMDYMLADVWTRYQRQNGREVRFQTGVDEHGNKIAAKAASQNQTPQAYVDQMHGNFQNMIAELNISATDFIRTTDPHHVGAVQYIWQKLAAAGYIYKSTYEGWYCQGCEAFVTDKEAAENNGICPDHQSPYQRLSEENYYFKTSAFSENIRQAIESNKMKIVPEFRKKEFLELMKDGLKDVSISRPRKNLSWGVPVPGDDTQVMYVWLDALSNYITVIGYPDRSEEWQAFWPANVQVIGKDILRFHAGIWPAMLMALDLPLPKVLLVHGFINVGGAKMSKSLGNGVGPADIIPHYGVEAFRYYFLRHVPTQDDGDFTWEKFEAAYNGELGNDLGNLVQRVAKMVQSYQAGVIGDAPQAEHDMGPYRHFMESFAFNQAMDEIWQIIRALNQYIERVQPWQVAKKRTKDPEAEAHLGEILAYACGTLLQVSDMLRPFMPQTAEKIHEMFASGVVPSQLTPLFPRKYLHTADPRAPRAETQGK, from the coding sequence ATGACTAAACAACATGCCTACATCACTACCGCTATTCCTTATGTCAACGGTTTGCCGCACATTGGGCACGCCATGGACTATATGCTAGCGGATGTATGGACGCGGTATCAGCGGCAGAATGGCCGCGAGGTGCGTTTTCAGACAGGCGTGGATGAACACGGCAATAAGATTGCTGCCAAGGCTGCCAGTCAAAACCAGACGCCGCAAGCCTATGTTGATCAAATGCATGGCAATTTCCAGAACATGATCGCTGAGTTGAATATTTCGGCGACGGATTTTATCCGTACGACTGACCCGCATCACGTTGGCGCGGTACAGTATATTTGGCAGAAGCTGGCTGCGGCTGGCTATATCTACAAAAGCACGTATGAGGGCTGGTACTGCCAAGGTTGCGAGGCGTTCGTCACTGACAAAGAAGCGGCTGAAAATAACGGCATTTGTCCCGACCACCAGTCACCGTACCAGCGGTTGAGCGAGGAAAACTATTATTTCAAAACCAGTGCCTTTTCGGAGAATATTCGCCAGGCCATTGAATCAAACAAGATGAAAATTGTGCCTGAATTTCGTAAAAAAGAGTTTTTGGAATTGATGAAAGATGGCCTGAAAGACGTGTCAATTTCGCGCCCACGAAAGAATTTGAGCTGGGGTGTGCCAGTGCCAGGCGATGACACGCAGGTGATGTATGTCTGGCTGGATGCGCTGAGTAATTACATAACGGTCATCGGCTATCCTGACCGTTCAGAGGAATGGCAGGCGTTTTGGCCAGCAAATGTGCAGGTGATTGGCAAGGATATCCTTCGCTTCCACGCTGGGATTTGGCCGGCGATGTTGATGGCGCTGGATTTGCCGCTGCCGAAAGTACTGTTGGTACACGGGTTCATCAACGTTGGCGGCGCCAAGATGAGTAAGAGCCTCGGTAATGGTGTCGGTCCAGCTGATATCATCCCGCACTACGGTGTCGAGGCCTTTCGCTATTATTTCCTGCGTCACGTACCAACTCAGGACGACGGTGATTTTACTTGGGAGAAATTTGAAGCGGCCTATAACGGCGAGCTGGGTAATGATCTCGGTAATTTGGTGCAGCGAGTAGCAAAGATGGTGCAGTCGTACCAAGCCGGCGTCATCGGTGACGCGCCGCAGGCCGAACACGACATGGGTCCATACCGCCATTTCATGGAGAGCTTTGCTTTCAACCAAGCCATGGATGAAATTTGGCAAATTATCCGTGCGCTAAATCAGTACATTGAGCGTGTCCAGCCGTGGCAGGTTGCCAAAAAGCGCACTAAGGACCCAGAAGCGGAAGCACATTTGGGCGAGATTTTGGCGTATGCTTGTGGTACGTTGCTGCAAGTGTCTGATATGCTACGACCATTTATGCCGCAGACTGCCGAGAAAATTCACGAGATGTTCGCTAGCGGTGTTGTCCCGTCACAATTAACGCCACTGTTCCCGCGTAAATATTTGCACACAGCTGATCCACGGGCGCCAAGAGCAGAAACCCAGGGAAAATAA
- the rsmA gene encoding 16S rRNA (adenine(1518)-N(6)/adenine(1519)-N(6))-dimethyltransferase RsmA has product MASARGPKKELGQHWLRDPEILAEIAEAAELGEDDVVLEIGPGLGTLTSRLLARAQRVVAVEFDADLARKLPGQFPGKNLDVINEDILQFDLNQLPKDYKVVANVPYYITSKIVEKLMTAENKPSLAVLLVQKEVAERIAAKPGRMSILAVSAQLFAEAELDIEVPRQFFTPPPKVDSQVVVLRTRTEPLVAPEDHKDFFRVVKAGFSAKRKKLRSSLSGGLGISKASAEQLLKKSDISPDARAEDLSIDDWRRLLKEWRAR; this is encoded by the coding sequence ATGGCGTCAGCTCGCGGACCGAAAAAAGAATTAGGCCAGCATTGGCTGCGAGATCCGGAAATATTGGCAGAGATTGCCGAGGCGGCCGAACTTGGTGAAGATGATGTGGTTTTGGAGATTGGGCCGGGGCTCGGCACCTTGACCAGCCGGTTGTTGGCACGAGCTCAGCGTGTGGTAGCGGTAGAATTTGACGCGGATTTGGCGCGTAAATTGCCGGGGCAGTTTCCTGGTAAAAACCTGGACGTGATTAACGAAGATATTTTGCAATTTGATCTAAATCAGCTGCCGAAGGACTATAAAGTAGTCGCCAATGTGCCATATTATATCACCAGTAAAATTGTTGAAAAGTTGATGACGGCGGAGAATAAACCGAGTTTGGCGGTGCTGCTGGTACAAAAAGAAGTCGCCGAGCGTATCGCAGCGAAGCCTGGCAGGATGAGTATTTTGGCGGTTAGCGCGCAGCTATTTGCTGAGGCAGAACTCGATATTGAAGTACCGCGGCAATTTTTTACGCCACCGCCAAAAGTTGATTCGCAGGTGGTGGTATTGAGAACTCGCACCGAACCGCTAGTCGCCCCTGAAGACCACAAAGATTTTTTCCGTGTTGTCAAAGCTGGTTTTTCCGCAAAACGTAAAAAACTGCGCTCTAGCTTGAGTGGTGGACTGGGCATCAGTAAAGCTAGCGCCGAACAGCTGCTAAAAAAGTCTGACATTTCACCTGATGCTCGTGCCGAAGATTTGTCGATTGATGATTGGCGGCGGCTGCTCAAAGAATGGCGGGCGCGATGA